From the genome of Rubripirellula reticaptiva:
CTTGTGCCCTCCATGTGGCTGGGCAGCCGCTTGAACGCTGAATGGTAGTTGTGGATCGCCAGCCCGATCTGTTTGAAATTGTTGCTGCAGCTCATTCGACGGGCAGCTTCGCGAGCGGCCTGAACCGCCGGCAACAGCAGCCCAACCAACACGCCGATGATCGCAATCACCACCAACAATTCAACGAGAGTGAAGCCGTGAACAGGCTTCTTTAAATGTCTTGGCATCGCTTGTGTCCTGAAAAAATCGAAAGAAAGATTGAGTTGTAAATCAAGTGCTCGGTACGGCTGAGATATCCGAGTGCAGCGAGTTATCGCTGCTGTCCGCTTCGGCCCGCCATTTCCTTCTCTACAAAGTCGATCGTTGCCTGTTCTTCTGCCGTTGGCTGGTAAGGTTCGCCTGGCTTAATCACAACGGAATCGCTTCCGTCACCGCAGCCTACAGCCGAGATTGCTGGGATGATCAGCAACACAGCAGCCGCCACAGAGTTCACGTTCAATTTGAATTTCATAGTTTTCTGATTCCTTAAAAACGATTCCACACCGTTGCGATGCACGCCCGACTCCTAGCCAGAGTATGACGCGGTCTGGCGATTCGGAATCCGTATTGAATGACGATCCCCTGGCATCGAATCGAACGAGTACAAATGAAGATTCCTTTGAGTTTTCAATGCATCGATTGCATTTTCGAACTGGATTCCCGACAATTGCGCGCGGTCGTTGATATGAAAACAGATTTGTAGGAAGGCAAGTAGGGGTAAAAGCGAGGCGATTGTTGGCTTAGGTGTCAATGGAAATTGCTAAGCCTTCAGCAGATCATTCGGGCAAATAATCCGTTCTCAAATTTGTGATGGCTGCGAAATTTCATTCGCATGCGAACCAACTAACGAATGAGTTCGACAGCAATCGCTATTCGCGAGATCTTCAGTGCGACCATTGATCGTTCCCAGTCGAAAGTATTTCATTCATTGGAATCGTATCGGCGTCGGCTGCGAGCTAGCGAACCAGTATGTTAGCGGTCGATCGTTAGGGTTCGATGAAGATCGTCGCGACTTGAGGTGATGTTCATTTGTTGTTGCCAGAGCTGAGTTCAAAGATTTTGTTCTGTGGGCTCCGTCGCGAAAACATAGCAAGTGAATTCAATGGAAGGTTGGTCGCCGGCAAGCTTGTTTAATGGTCGTGATGGGCTCTCGTAATTCATGATCTTGCTTCGTCCCCCACGCTGGGCCGTTTGGTGGTGGTCCTCGTATTTGTTTTCGTTTCTTGTCCGATAAGTTCCTTATCGAGACATCGTGTTAACGAAAGCTTTCGTAAATGTTCATCGTTTATTCACGGTTTTCTGCTCGCGGCAAATCGTTTAGTTCCTGCCGTTGACGTGGAAGTAGGCCAAATGGATCTAACGCGGTGTCTTGCAAGCGTCCAACGCGACGCACAGCCGAGTTGCGACTGATCGAAAAGTCTGGATGAACACCAGGCAGTTTCGGTTGGGAAGTGCTTCTTTCGGGGAGAAAGTAAGTTGTTGGCGACTGCTTCGTTTGCCACCGCTAGTTCGCAGCGTCATTCGGTGGCTGCCGTTTTGTGGGCAATTTCATTTGCACGCCGAAGCCGATTTTGCTGAGCAAGGCTCTTGAGTGGCACATGGGCGGTGCCGGTACGAATTCGATCTAGGTCAGGTCGGGTGGTATGGTTGTGGCTAGCAGCGGTGGGGACCTCAGTGCTTCCGTAAGTGCAGTCGTTCGGTAGGGTGAGGTCTGGGGGCACCTGGATTTGGTGGTGGCGAGACGAACGGCGGAGTGAATTTTTGAGATATGTTCGCTGCGACTTGCCGCGTCCCGGAATCGTGATGGGCGGAATCAACGCCGGTTTCCAATTGGGATGCGCCGAGCAACTGTGACGGTCGGATGTTGCCAGCTTGATGCGTCAACGTGCCGGATTCCATGATGACGGTGTACTCGCCTTGGTCTTGCGCCCCGCAACTCCGTTCGCGACGAGGTTGGAAATCAGAACAGCTTTGCAGTTCGATCCCCAATGACTGCTACTTCATCCCAGTTCGCGGCGCGTGGTGGGCTCGAACCTGAGAGCCTCGGAAAAGCCGGGAATAGCGCTGGCACTGCAGTAAGTGGGTTCGTCCTTGCCGTAGAATGGGCTTCGACGGGCAAAGTCGCTTCCAGTCGGCTTGGCGTTTTGTCGCAGCAGTTCATTTCTCGAGAATCGCACCGAACACGGATCACATCATGGCAACCATACTGGGCGTTTTGGCGATGATGACGTTTGCGTTGGGGTAAATGGCTTGCCAGCGATTCGGGCGTTTGAGTTTTAAGTCTTGAGTTTCTTTCTTGGAATAAAGATATGCGAAGTTTGGCAGGTGTGACCGTCTTGATGGTCGCTTATTCGGTTTCGGCGTCGGCTGATAATTGGCCACATTGGCGGGGTCCGGATGGGAACGGAGTTGCCAGTGACGCTGCGCCGCCGGTGAAATGGTCGGCGACTGAAAACGTGAAGTGGAAGGTGGACGTGCCTGGCAACGGATCGGGATCGCCCGTGGTTTGGGAGGACCGTGTGTTTGTGACGTCGGGCGTGCCGACGGGGAAATCGACTGGACGTTTGCCCGAGCTCGAGTTTGTAACGTTCTGTTTTGATCGTGGTGACGGCAAGCTGATTTGGAAACAGACCGCGACCGTGGCGACGCCTCATCAGCCGACTCACGAAACCAATGGATTCGCATCCGCTTCGCCATGTACCGATGGCGAACACGTCTATGCGCACTTTGGATCGCAAGGGTTGTATGCGTACACGATGGATGGTGATTTGGTTTGGAAGCGTGATGACTTTGGCAAGATGATCACGCGAAACGATTTTGGCGAAGGAAGTTCGCCGACGATCGTGGGCGAGAAGATTTTGGTGCCGTGGGATCATGAGGGACCATCGTTCCTGTATGCCTTGAATAAAGCGACGGGCGAGACGATTTGGAAGACGCCGCGTGACGAGCCCACTTGTTGGGCGACGCCGATGGTGATCCCGTCAGCTTCGGGACCTCAGGTGATCATGAACGGGCAAACGATGGCTCGGGCGTATGATTTGGAAACCGGCAAAGAGCTGTGGGCATGCGGCGGCCAGACTCAGCGACCCGTTGCGTCGCCGGTTTATCGCAATGGCATCGTTTACGTTGGCAGCGGCTATCGGGGTTCGTTCTTAGCCGCGTTCAAGCCGGATGGGCGAGGCGACGTCGAAGGCACCAATGCCATCGTTTGGTCGGTTGATCGTGACACGCCGGACATCGCATCGCCGTTGTTATCGGGCGATCGGCTGTACTTTTTTAAAGCCAAAACGGGCTTGCTGACGTGCTTGGATGCGGACACTGGCGAGTCGAATTTTCAGACCGTGCGATTGCCCAACATCAACACAACGTACGCATCACCCGTGGCGGCCGGCGGTCACGTGTTCTTGACGGGGCGAAGCGGTACGACGGTGGTGATCGATGATGCGGCGAAGTTCAAC
Proteins encoded in this window:
- a CDS encoding outer membrane protein assembly factor BamB family protein, coding for MRSLAGVTVLMVAYSVSASADNWPHWRGPDGNGVASDAAPPVKWSATENVKWKVDVPGNGSGSPVVWEDRVFVTSGVPTGKSTGRLPELEFVTFCFDRGDGKLIWKQTATVATPHQPTHETNGFASASPCTDGEHVYAHFGSQGLYAYTMDGDLVWKRDDFGKMITRNDFGEGSSPTIVGEKILVPWDHEGPSFLYALNKATGETIWKTPRDEPTCWATPMVIPSASGPQVIMNGQTMARAYDLETGKELWACGGQTQRPVASPVYRNGIVYVGSGYRGSFLAAFKPDGRGDVEGTNAIVWSVDRDTPDIASPLLSGDRLYFFKAKTGLLTCLDADTGESNFQTVRLPNINTTYASPVAAGGHVFLTGRSGTTVVIDDAAKFNVVSVNSVGEGVDATPAIADDEIFIRGAKHLFCIGE